TGCGGTAGAAGCCGGAGCCCTTGAAGACGATGCCGACGGAGTTGAACAGCTTTCGCAGCCGCCCCTCGCATGCCGGGCAGTCGGTCAGCGGCTCGTCAGAGAAGGACTGCACCGCCTCGAGCTGGTGACCGCACGCGGTGCAGGCGTACTGGTACGTGGGCACGTTCTCCTCCGGATCTGACACGGCCGGTTGGCACTCGACGTATTCGAGTGCCAATGGTGCGTCATTGGCCCCCGGTTCGTCCAGCGGAAGTGTGGGGCACGACACCCGGGGGTGCCGGCAGCGCGTACCGGCCGCCGGGGGTGATCGCCGCGCGCACCGGTCGGTCGTGTGGTTCGGCGGGCAGCGCGTCCAGCAGTTCGCCGTCGTGCAACGGCACCACCGTGTAGGCGGTGGCGGGCAATCGGGCCAGGGCGCGGTCGTAGGAGCCGCCACCCCGACCGAGGCGTACGCCCCGACGGTCCACCGCCAGCGCGGGCACGACGACCAGTTCGGCGGCGGCGATCGCGACCACCCCGAGGCGGGGCGTGGCCGGTTCGCGGATGCCTCGACCGGCGGCCACCATCGCCGCCGGGCCGGCCCAGGTGGCCCAGTCCAGATCCAGGTCGTCGCGGAGAACCGGCAGGATCAACTGCGCCCCGGCGGGCAGCGCCGCGGCGAGCACCGCTGGCAGGTCCGGTCCGCCGGGCTCGGTGCCGACCGGCGCGTACGCGGCCATCCGCCCCGGCCGCAGGCGGCGTACCAGGGCGACCAACTCGGTCTGAACCCGTTCCGCCGCGTCCCGGCGGGCGGCCTCGGACAGGGCTCGGCGGCCGGCGAGCAGCGCGCCGCGCCGCGCCCGCTTCGCCTCACGTGTCACTTCCGCGTCCTGCGCAAATTCCGGCACGCAACACTCCTCACGCAACGCCTGTATCGCGGTCGCTCTGTGTCAGCATCGCAAGCGACGGTCGCAACTTCCGGGGGGAAGTGTTGACGCTACGCGGGCGGTTGACCGCAGCCTTCCTGGCTGTGGCGTTCGGCCCGGTCCTGCTCGGTGCGGTCTTCGTCGCCTCCACCGTGGCGGCGGTGGATCGTAGCCGCGCCACGGAGCGGTTGGCGGTGGCCGCCACGGCCGTGCGTACCTCGATAGACGCACTCTGCCAGCAACTGCGCGCCGCAGCCGACGCGGTCGCCCTCACCGCCGACCACGCCGGGGCAGCCGCCCAGGTGGTCGACCGGGGACTCGCCGCCGCCGTACAGGTGACCGACGTGACCGGCCGGGTCAGCTACGCCACCCCGAACCTCCCGCCGGCACCCTGGCGGGACTGCACCGCCTCGACACCGCTCGGCGGACCGGCGGGGGCGCTGGTGGCCCAGGTGGAACTGCGCGACACCACCGGTGCGGCGCTGGGTACGGTCGCCGCCGCGCAGCCGGTCGACCCGGCGCTGGTGGCGCGGTTGGCGGCGGTGACCGGGGTCGCGGTGACGCTGCTCGACGGTGCCGCCCCGCCGATGCAGGTGGCCCACACCACCGAGTCCGCCGGCGGCCGGGACGCCGTGCTCGCCGCTGCCGCGTCCCTGCACGACGATCGGGTCACCAGCACCACCGACGGCCGCTACCTGCGCCGGGCCGGCCCGACCGCCGGGCAGCCGCTGCCATTGGTGCTCTCGGTACCCAGCGACCAACCGCCCGGCCTGTACGCGGTCCTGGTCGCGGTGGTGCTGGCGGCTGCCCTGCTGGGCGTGGCCGCCGCCTGGCGGCTGGCCCGGGTGAGCACCCGGCCGCTGGTGGAACTGGCCGGTGCGGTGGACCGGGTGGTCGCCGGTGACCTGACCGCCCGGGTGCCGGTCCGTGGTGGTGACGAGATCGGCCGGCTGGCCGATGCCGTCAACCGGCTGACCCGTGAGACCGGTGGTTACCTGGCGGCGCTGGCCAGCAGCCGGGACCAGTTGCGCGGGCAGCTCGCCGTGCTCGGCGACACCCTGGCCAGCACCCACGACCTGCAACGGATCCTGCGGGTGACCCTGCACAGCGCGCTGGCGGCGACCGGTGCCCGAGCCGGGGCGGTGCTGCTCACCGGGCCGGGCGACGGGCTCGTCGCGCAGTGCACCGAAGGGTTCGAGGGGTGGCGGCCCGGCACCGAGCCACCCCGGGTGCCGTTGGCCACCGGCGCGATCGGTGCCGTCGCGGTGACCGGGCAGCCCTGCCGGGGCCGGTTGCCGACCGACGCCGGGCCGCCCGGTGAGCCGCGTTGCCGGACGTACGTCGCGGTGCCGCTGGCCGGGCCCGGGACGGCAGGGGAGACTCGACCCGCCGAGGCGGCGGTGCCCGTCACCGGGACCGTTGCCAACGGGGCCGGGACCGCCGCCACGCTTGGCGTACTCGCCCTCTACGACCGGCTCGGCGGCGACGAGTTCGACGACGAGGATCTGGCCACCCTGCGCACCTTCGCCGCACACGCGGCAGTGGCGGTGCACAACGTACGCGTCCACGAGGAGACCCAGCGGCTGTCGCTCACCGACCCGCTGACCGGGCTGTGGAACTACCGCTACCTGCGCGAGTCGCTGCGTCGGGAGGTGGAACGGGCCAACCGGTTCGGGCGGATGGTGAGCGTCCTCGCGCTCGACCTGGACCGGTTCAAGTTGGTGAACGACACTTATGGCCACGCGGCCGGCGACCACGTGCTTGTCGAGTTCGCCCGCCGGGTACGCGGCGAGATCCGGGAGGTGGACCTCGCCTTCCGGCAGGGTGGGGAGGAGTTCG
This DNA window, taken from Micromonospora sp. FIMYZ51, encodes the following:
- a CDS encoding 5-formyltetrahydrofolate cyclo-ligase; this encodes MTREAKRARRGALLAGRRALSEAARRDAAERVQTELVALVRRLRPGRMAAYAPVGTEPGGPDLPAVLAAALPAGAQLILPVLRDDLDLDWATWAGPAAMVAAGRGIREPATPRLGVVAIAAAELVVVPALAVDRRGVRLGRGGGSYDRALARLPATAYTVVPLHDGELLDALPAEPHDRPVRAAITPGGRYALPAPPGVVPHTSAGRTGGQ